The following are from one region of the Acanthopagrus latus isolate v.2019 chromosome 2, fAcaLat1.1, whole genome shotgun sequence genome:
- the fbxo46 gene encoding F-box only protein 46: MDRDTFSHIRLWCPRPFGTYSQNKARSPGSGGSGGGGGGTGSPSLCKAEPSPDARRTVDGSEDGRMIVGVQEENGEEDDLGSENTPPEPELVSSPLTQSQAPPPSSAPPSPPSSGSQMEDGRVLLDTWYVIKPGNTKEKIAFFVAHQFSGAGQPRPSAMKVKGNWATDCSKAKRRRRCSSYDPPTRSQASEPHLSHDSSPTPQSPDETLLGGVNETDLLSVAEMVALVEQRTAMALQGIVAAHGNQHQPPTTPHSQGLNPHQHTLLRGTVSDPSPVVFVSDSSNSQPSKEAEESTSPIQTDQELEEQQESCRVAQAIAHFESQNLENRLHLGAGPGTDSSNQDRERECRRGGESGIVTPPPPPSHSHGEVRIAFRVSNLDPRSQLEPAGRSRCMFMSCGGGSNQAAARAKEKITCDLYQLVSPSSRDPSSLLLAATTAAPKQDGDHSDRQACGSPDPTQELSSGEKKAVGVGRERVTGFHVEVVVTGAVDQCVFYGKDSTENVQEETVCFAIPSGGGGGGGVGSSTDPSSDDPPPGQLFFLQPTRGPEEDVKGMGTGSGSGMCSLDCANNNGPSTGVGVGSGERAPRPDSPSVGDDCSDPSLCRLYRHVSHDFLEIRFQIQRLLEPRQYMLLLPDHIMVNIFSYLPTRSLAALKCTCHYFKVLIETYGVRAVDSRWNQDPLYRDDPCKQCKRQYERGDVSLCRWHPKPYHHDLPYGRSYWMCCRRTDKDTPGCRVGLHDNNWVQQPADGSQPIRSKREDRREEAR; encoded by the exons ATGGACCGAGACACTTTCTCCCACATCCGTCTGTGGTGCCCACGTCCCTTTGGCACCTACTCCCAGAACAAAGCAAGGAGCCCGGGCTCAGGAGgcagtggtggaggtggaggtgggacaGGGTCCCCCTCCCTCTGCAAGGCTGAGCCCTCTCCAGATGCCAGGAGGACAGTGGATGGGAGTGAAGATGGGAGGATGATAGTGGGGGTGCAGGAAGAGAATGGAGAAGAGGATGATTTGGGCTCAGAGAACACTCCACCTGAACCTGAGCTTGTTTCCAGCCCCCTGACACAAAGCCAGGCACCTCCACCCTCTTCagcccctccctctccaccctcttcCGGATCCCAGATGGAAGATGGCCGCGTGCTGTTAGACACCTGGTATGTCATCAAGCCAGGCAACACCAAGGAGAAGATTGCCTTCTTTGTTGCACACCAGTTCAGTGGAGCAGGCCAGCCTAGACCCAGCGCCATGAAG GTTAAAGGTAACTGGGCAACTGACTGCAGTAAAGCCAAACGACGAAGACGATGCTCATCCTATGACCCTCCAACTCGCTCCCAAGCGTCAGAACCTCACCTCAGCCATGACTCCTCCCCTACACCTCAAAGCCCTGATGAAACACTTTTAGGCGGGGTGAATGAGACAGATCTGTTGTCGGTGGCAGAGATGGTTGCCTTGGTTGAGCAGAGGACCGCCATGGCCCTCCAGGGAATTGTGGCTGCTCATGGGAACCAACACCAGCCTCCTACTACCCCCCACAGTCAGGGCCTTAACCCCCACCAGCACACCCTACTCCGGGGCACAGTATCAGACCCCagtcctgttgtgtttgtgtcagacaGTTCAAATAGCCAGCCCTCCAAAGAGGCAGAAGAGTCAACATCTCCCATCCAGACAGaccaggagctggaggagcagcaggagtcaTGCAGGGTTGCCCAAGCCATCGCGCACTTTGAGTCCCAGAACCTGGAGAATCGGCTGCATCTGGGCGCTGGTCCTGGAACAGACTCTTCTaatcaggacagagaaagggagtgtaggagaggaggggagtctGGCATTGTaacccctcctccacctcccagcCACAGCCACGGCGAGGTTAGGATAGCTTTCAGAGTGTCAAATCTGGACCCGCGGTCTCAGTTGGAGCCAGCTGGCAGGTCCCGCTGTATGTTTATGAGCTGTGGCGGTGGAAGTAACCAGGCAGCAGCCAGGGCCAAAGAGAAAATCACCTGTGACCTCTACCAACTCGTCAGCCCTTCATCTAGAGACCCCAGTAGTCTGCTGCTTGCCGCCACAACTGCTGCCCCCAAACAAGATGGAGATCACTCAGACAGGCAGGCCTGTGGCAGCCCAGACCCAACCCAGGAGCTTTCCTCTGGGGAGAAGAAAGCTGTGGGTGTGGGACGGGAGCGAGTAACAGGCTTCCACGTGGAGGTGGTAGTGACAGGTGCTGTGGAccaatgtgtgttttatggcaAGGACAGTACAGAGAATGTGCAGGAGGAGACAGTGTGTTTTGCTATACCAAGtgggggagggggtggtgggggtgtgGGTAGCTCCACTGACCCTTCATCAGATGATCCCCCTCCTGGACAACTCTTCTTCCTTCAGCCCACTCGGGGCCCAGAGGAGGATGTAAAAGGAATGGGGACTGGCAGCGGGTCAGGAATGTGCTCTTTGGACTGTGCCAACAATAACGGCCCCAGTACTGGAGTGGGAGTGGGCTCAGGAGAGCGGGCACCTCGACCAGATTCTCCCAGTGTTGGGGATGACTGTTCAGACCCTTCGCTGTGTCGCCTCTACCGCCACGTGTCCCATGACTTCCTGGAGATCCGATTCCAGATTCAGCGCCTCCTTGAACCACGCCagtacatgctgctgctgccggacCACATCATGGTCAACATCTTCAGCTACCTGCCGACACGCTCACTGGCAGCTCTCAAGTGCACCTGCCACTACTTCAAGGTGTTGATTGAGACATATGGGGTGCGGGCAGTGGATTCACGCTGGAATCAAGACCCTCTCTATAGGGATGATCCCTGCAAGCAGTGTAAGCGGCAATATGAGCGCGGGGATGTTTCCCTGTGCCGTTGGCACCCCAAACCTTACCACCACGACCTGCCTTATGGACGTTCCTACTGGATGTGTTGCCGTCGTACAGACAAGGACACACCAGGTTGCCGTGTTGGGCTTCATGATAACAACTGGGTCCAGCAGCCTGCTGACGGCTCTCAGCCTATTCGCAGcaagagggaggacaggagggaggaggccaggtaG
- the coq8b gene encoding atypical kinase COQ8B, mitochondrial, whose product MMLSEMLQVLRGAGKVGSALVTTQGEQLRLMACNSSMAAGVKAAQDVVEGLVGTFTGGSSEQQSIKEDVFPDAEGWENMDPNEVAKWSVGSEFPPDASEHSQTEVGGVPPPSGASPAGAGWPGQSARFLHTTHNFHRHYYQTRSVHDTVVARLTPEDIKKAREAKQALVKPVRQKLSDRARERKVPATRISRLVNFGGLAVGLGIGAIAEVAKQSLGGKHKGDVNALLDSPLLSEANAERIVNTLCKVRGAALKIGQMLSIQDNSFINPQLQRIFERVRQSADFMPAWQMNKVLEEELGPGWREKLSSFEDKPFAAASIGQVHHAVLKDGREIAMKIQYPGVAESIHSDINNLMSVLKMSVILPEGLFADSSLEVLQRELAWECDYKREAECAKKFRSLLEGNELFQVPEVIDELSGRRVLAMELVQGVPLDRCVDLDQETRNQISYNILQLCLRELFEFRFMQTDPNWSNFFYNSDTNKVVLLDFGACRDYPESFTNDYIQVVHAASVGDRATVLSKSKDLKFLTGFEAKAFADAHVEAVMILGEAFASAEPFDFGTQSTTQRIQSLIPVMLRHRLTPPPEETYSLHRKMAGSFLICSKLNARIQCRDMFLEVYNSYNQRRQMEQAAHAAA is encoded by the exons A TGATGCTATCAGAAATGCTTCAGGTTCTGCGTGGGGCAGGTAAAGTGGGGTCTGCCCTGGTCACCACCCAGGGAGAGCAGCTCCGATTAATGGCCTGCAACTCCTCCATGGCAGCAGGGGTCAAAGCTGCTCAGGATGTGGTAGAAGGACTGGTGGGCACCTTTACAGGCGGCAGCAGTGAG CAACAGTCAATAAAGGAGGATGTGTTTCCGGATGCTGAGGGTTGGGAGAATATGGACCCTAATGAAGTAGCCAAATGGTCCGTGGGCTCCGAGTTCCCCCCTGATGCTTCGGAGCACAGCCAGACAGAAGTTGGAG GAGTTCCTCCCCCCTCAGGAGCATCTCCTGCAGGGGCAGGCTGGCCAGGACAGAGCGCCCGCTTCCTCCACACCACCCACAACTTCCACCGGCACTACTACCAGACCAGGTCTGTCCATGACACAGTGGTTGCCAGACTCACACCAGAGGACATCAAGAAAGCCAGGGAGGCCAAGCAGGCGCTGGTCAAACCTGTCCGACAGAAG CTGAGCGACCGTgccagagagaggaaggtgCCCGCCACAAGAATTAGCAGGCTGGTTAATTTTGGAG gactgGCAGTAGGACTGGGGATTGGTGCCATTGCAGAAGTGGCAAAACAGTCACTAGGAGGCAAACACAAAGGAG ATGTGAATGCCCTGTTagactctcctctcctgtcagagGCCAATGCTGAGAGAATTGTCAACACACTGTGCAAGGTCCGTGGGGCTGCACTCAAGATAGGACAGATGCTCAGCATTCAAG ACAACTCCTTCATCAATCCCCAGCTACAGAGGATCTTTGAGAGGGTCCGGCAGAGCGCAGACTTTATGCCTGCTTGGCAGATGAAT AAAGTTCTAGAGGAGGAGCTGGGGCCCGGCTGGAGAGAGAAGCTGTCATCCTTTGAAGACAAACCATTTGCTGCGGCATCCATCGGCCAAGTGCATCATGCAGTGTTAAAAGACGGCAGAGAAATCGCCATGAAGATCCAG TACCCTGGAGTGGCAGAGAGCATCCACAGTGACATAAACAACCTGATGTCTGTTCTGAAAATGAGTGTCATCCTGCCAGAAG GACTGTTTGCAGACAGCAGCCTAGAGGTCCTTCAGAGGGAACTGGCATGGGAATGTGACTACAAGAGGGAAGCAGAGTGTGCCAAGAAGTTCAG GTCCCTGCTGGAGGGAAATGAGCTATTCCAAGTACCAGAGGTGATCGATGAGCTGTCAGGCCGCAGGGTGCTGGCTATGGAGCTGGTACAGGGAGTCCCACTGGACCGCTGTGTAGACCTGGACCAGGAGACCAGGAACCAG ATCTCATACAACATCCTCCAGTTATGTCTCAGGGAGCTGTTTGAGTTCCGGTTCATGCAGACTGATCCGAACTGGTCCAACTTCTTCTACAACTCAGACACCAACAAG GTTGTTCTGCTGGACTTCGGAGCGTGCAGAGACTACCCAGAGTCATTCACGAATGACTACATACAG gttgtGCACGCAGCCTCTGTGGGTGATCGAGCCACTGTTCTTTCCAAATCAAAGGACCTGAAATTCCTGACAGGCTTCGAGGCCAAg GCCTTCGCAGACGCCCACGTGGAGGCGGTGATGATCCTCGGCGAAGCCTTCGCATCCGCAGAGCCCTTCGACTTTGGCACCCAGAGCACCACCCAGCGCATCCAGAGCCTCATCCCCGTCATGCTCCGCCACCGCCTCACCCCTCCACCAGAGGAGACGTACTCCCTCCACCGCAAGATGGCCGGCTCCTTCCTCATCTGCTCCAAACTGAATGCACGCATACAGTGCAGGGACATGTTCCTAGAGGTGTACAACAGCTACAACCAGAGGAGGCAGATGGAGCAAGCGGCACACGCTGCCGCTTAG